Genomic segment of Pygocentrus nattereri isolate fPygNat1 chromosome 26, fPygNat1.pri, whole genome shotgun sequence:
gcaggTGGAACATTTGGAAATTCATGCATTTGTGTCTGGGCTCTGTGCTCCTACCAGGCTGACTAGTATGTGGATTCACTAAAGGCATGCAGACAGGGAAGTGAGTTGGAATACATCCTTTATTGAGGAGCCGAATGGTTCATCATGGCCATGGATCtgtttctgtgagtgtgtgcgtgcacgCGAGTGAACACTTCTCTATGGGTACTCATCTGTGTGAAGGACAGAAGAGATTGCTGCTAGATAGCATGTATTATTCTCGCCACACTGACTCTAGCCACCAATTCTCACACATAATGCCTGCTCAAATGAGCCAGCCACAAACTTAGGGATATTTCTGAAGACTCATCTATTGCTTCATAGTCCCAGATATTGCAGTTTGGTTGTCAAATGGTTCACAAATCTCAGAACGTGACACATATGATAAGAATTGCAGTCCATAAGTAAGTGGACAGTGGCATAAATGCTTTTTGGCTTTCTTTGGCAGCACATTTCAGATGACACAGTGACTGTAAATGTCAGTTTAATTTGAAATAGTCCCACAGTTTTAATGGACCATAAGTAAGTGGACGATTGCCTCTCTTTTATCATTGCCAGCTGTGCGTTGTTGCATCGTTAGTTGCACAAGTGAGCTAGCAATAGAGAGTAGAGTATATTCTAGATGTCTCGTTTGCAACTAGCAAGTGTTACTCTTGTCTTTCATGAGGACCAAAGAAGTGTCACAGTCTGGAAAAAAGGTATCAtgaggctgaaaaatgaatcaataaAGCATATAcgtacagtggtgcttgaaagtttgtgaacccttcagaattttttgtatttctgcataaatttgacctaaaacgaTCATATTTTTACATGTCCTAAGAGTATTACAGAATGATACTATATATatgatactatatatatatatatatatagtatcatTCTCctcaataaatatatatatatatatatacatgtttgtTAACCTTTAGGATTAGGAGATAATTTAAAGGGTCAGGTGTTTTCAGTCAATGGTATGGtaatcaggtgtgagtgaccatcctgttttatttaaagagcaGGGATCAACACAAACTGGTGGAAATTGTTTCGTGGCATGAACAatggagatttctgaggacctcagaagaaAAGTTATTGATGCTcttcaggctggaaaaggttacaaaaccatctctaaagtgtttggactccaccaatccacagtcagacagattgtgtacaaataGAGGAAATTCAACACCATTTTTAAGCTcccaggagtggtcgaccaacaaagatcactccaagagcaaggcgTGTAATAGTCCGAGGGGTCACAAAGGAACCCAGGGTAACGTCAGAAAGctgctgctctccaaaaagaacattgctgcccATCTGCCATTTGCTGAAGCTCATATGGACAAACCAGAGACCACAACAgatctttttggtttaaatgagaaCAGTATGTTTGGATAAAGGAAAACACTGGATTGCAGCATAAAAACCTTATCCCATTTGTGAAACACAGTAAtagtagtatcatggtttggatctgttttgctgcatctcggCCAAGATGCTTTGctatcattgatggaacaatgaactctgaattataccagtaaattctaaaggaaaatgtcaggataTCTGTCCGTGAACTGAAACTCAAGAGCACATGgatcatgcagcaagacaatgaccttAAGCACACAAGTTGTTCTACTAAAGAATGATTAAAGAAGTTTAATGTTCTGTATTGGCCACGTCAAAGTCGTGACCTTAATCTtatagaaatgttgtggaaggaccagAAGCAAGCAGTTCATGGGAGAAAACCCACCAACAGAGGAATAGGCTCAAATTCCAGCAGGCTGatgtgcaggactgatcaacaatggggtcacaccagatactgaatgcaaaggttcacatactgtTGACatttctaaagggttcacaaacttttaaGCACTACTGCATTCAAAATATTATTTGACAGTTTGGTACATTGTTATAAGACAAGAAAacactacagtactgtgtgagaTCAGAGACtgtccttcatttatttaatttcctgtatAAACAGCCATTACAGGGTTTTAGCCAACATTTGTCttgtatgtaatttttttctttgaggtTTACTTAcaccatttctgttttttatttaccaaatttcataattaaaaagttataataattttttttactttactatTTACTTGACCTCTCATTataccttagaattaaacaggctgactTTAAGacagatatacactatattgccacaagtattcactcacccatccaaattattgaatgtaggtgttccaatcacttccttagccacaggtatataaaagcAAGCacctagacctgcagactgcttctacaaatatttgtgaaagaatgggtcactatCAGgcgctcagtgaattccaatgtatattgtgataagtccctgtcatgaaatttcctcgctactaaatattccagagTCAACTGTCTGTgatataacaaagtggaagcaattgggaacgacagcaactcagccacaaagtgttaggccatgtaaaatgacagagctgggtcagcggatgctgaggcacatcgtgcgcagaggtcggcaactttctgcagagtcaatcactacagacctcaaaacttcatgtggccttcaaattagctcaagaacagcatagagagcttcatggaatgagtttctatgtccgagcagctgcatccaagccttacatcaccaagtgcaatgcaaagtgtcgaatgcagtggtgtaaagcgctgccactggactctagagcagtggagatgtgttctctgcagtgggTTTGGCGGTGGCCAGAATGGCActtctctgactgcattgtgccaaatgtaaagtttggtggaggggggattatggtgtggggttgttttttgggctcggccccttagttccagtgaaagaaactcttaatgcttcagcaggccaagagattttgaacaatttcatgctcccaactttgtgggatggccccttcctgttctatCATGACTGTGcacctgtgcacaaagcgaactccataaagacatggatgagcaagtttggtgtggaagaacttgactggcctgtgcagagtcctgacctcaacccgatataACAACTTTGGggtgaattagagcagagactgtgagccaggccttcttgtctaacttcagtgtttgaccttacaaatgtgcttctggaagaatggtcaaaaattcccataaacacagtcCTAAACCTTGtcgaaagccttcccagaagagttgaagctgttatagctgcaaaggatgaaccaacatcatattaaaccctatggattaagaatagcaTGTCACTCagtttcatatgcgtgtgaaggcagacgagcgaatacttttgactatatagtgtatgtaagtgattggctgattggctgccctatattatgcctcattcaaaTAGCAGtttaggctgaaacactccttgtaatgtcagcattaatgggcagagctaaaccgctgtaggctgaataggttgatttatgtaaatgcattcgtgtttgtgacatcataaacaTAGTGAATTCAATACGTTatactgtttttgcagcttagtttccatatttcCAGTGGCCCACTTTAAATTGAGGTTCCTGGCTGAGACAGTCAGGTTTTAATTTGTTATCTACTTTTACTTAATGGAGTCCATGATACCATGTATCTGACCAAGCTGTCTTGGGCCTttagaagaaaaacagcccaacAACATCATAGATTCATCACCATGATTCACAGTGGGGATGAGGTACTTTTTTGCATGGCTTTTTTGCATGGCCACCTCCAGTATTTGTTGACAAAAAGCTATATTTTTTACACAGTCCTATTAGTGTCCGAGTAAAGTTTGGCAAACTGTAGGTGCTTGAGTTTTGAGGGATCTGGCAACACTCCTAAACAACTTCTGGTTATGTAAGTAACCATAAGTTACCTACACCACCATAACAAATGTAGGTGGCATCTGTTTATACTTAAATATTTACTACATCATAAGATTTGGgattttctttcaaatcaatGCACTTCAAATAtaggttagatttttgttcatattttgatGAAAGATAAAATGGTTTTGCTCACATTTACCAGGTGTgtcaatatttgtggagggtaCTGTAAGAAGAGCCAAAGGCAAATCGATGAAATAACAGGAGGTTCTACAACAGGAGagcaaaaaatgatttaaaaatacagttaaagTGGAACTCATATGATGTCCCATTCACTTAAATAGTACTAAAAGCATTCATGTTtgagtgagaggagaaaatcaaggtccactcctgcttcagatcctaaaaaaagtcacatttctgttcatctttccactgtgagaagtaCTGTGCTGGATGCAAAAagccaaaataacaaaaacggTCATCGTCCAATTACTTACAGACTACTGTGTATAATTTAGTTTAATACTCTTCACCTTTGTGCTACAGTTTTTTGTGATATCTTTAGTCAAATTCATTATTATTGGCCATTCTTACATACCTTAAGCAtgctttgtgttgttgttggtAGGTAGGTCTTTGTTTATGGTTGTTTACAATGGTAAACAGCACTTCATCATAGCGCGCAGTAACGTTGTTATGCACTTCTCGTTTTTGGATTATATATGACCTGCTGCAAACTTCTAAGTACAGAAAATTGTCTATttgttctttgaaaaatatCCTCCAGCTATAATTTTATACATGCTTTCTCTAAGTGTGTCTGGcatgttgaatatgtttctgCTGTTGTGGAAATATTACTTTAATATTCTGTATTCTGCTCTCTGTAAGACTGGATATAGATTGGAGAGGCTTGCAGTCGCAGTTGTCTTAAGGAAGGGATTCAGGAAGACGGGGATTTGAGATGGTAAGTGATAACacagaagatgtgtgtgtgtgtttgtatgtgccCCCAGAGTCACAGAGAGGACCTTTAAAAGTCAGGCCCTTCCTTCTTCAGCTTTTCGTAGTCTGTAGTGACGGCCACCAACTGTGAAGAGACGGAGAAAGGGAATACATTTAAATCTGCTTAGCTTAAATTAAGACCGTCAAGGCTGCTGGTggtgaaacaaacacacatcctCAAAACATGTGCATGCACATACATTGTCTGTCTGCCCACCTCAACCCCCAAGACACCTAGCATGAAATCTTCCGCTGCATCACACTTTGCATGTTGAAGCTATGGCTTCCACACATCCCCCACCCCACCTCCCACCCCTccggccacacacacacacacatttttctgaCAGCATTGATTATTTTCCTCTTGCATATTTTCATTGATCTCTCAGCTGccctaaaacacacactgaattGTTAAGACGGCAGTGGAATAAGGATTCTTGACCTTTGACTGCGGTTGagaattaaacatgctgtgttgTGACCTTTTTATGTGCTGTGGCCTATATGTTGCCCCTAAACCCACCAaccaccccccccaacccccaaacACATGCATCTCTTCCTGTTATTTCATTCGCtgtctgcatttatttatttatttattttttgtcaggGTGTTGGCACGTTCTGTTACTCCAAATGGGAACAAAATGTTCACCTGCTGCATCCTGAATTATTCCCTCTGAAGAGTCATTAACGAGCACCTTCTAGCAGCCCATTTTCAGCACCGCACCACAGACAGGCTTCCAGACAGGAGATTCTAACCACGGCTAGTGCAGCTAGGCCTACCGTTTTACAGGCTGATGCATTTTTCTGTTTAACTGTTCTAGAGTGCCAGTTGACATTTCTGTGATGCACTGCTTTGgagtttgttgttttgtttttggccaGTTTTCTTCCCAGTGCAATTCCACCCACTCGGTAGATCTTGCCATCACACAATGCTGCTAAGCTGGGAGAATGAGGGCTAGCACATTTGTAAAGATGAACCTTTTCAAACTGCTGGTAATGCAGCTTTATTGGTGAGCTCAACACACTGCCAATTCATTGTCAGCTAACAGCCACCCACATTAGCTCACATGGGGGGAGATACAGGGCCCTCAGAGTGAGGAACATGCCTCGTGCGCCTGGAAcctctgtttgtgtgttcttTGGGTACCTCTCTTTTGCTTAGACATCTCTTTAGCAGCCTTTGTGTATATAATTAGATCATAAGATGTGCCTGTATGACTTTTAAATGCCACCCAATACCATGACAGAGTGCAGGGTGGTGTTTTCTACCCATCTCCAAAGCCAAAACCTTAAAATTGACTTGGATGTGGTAAACCTGTGTGGTTTCCAAAGATGCCTGTCTTTTCTAAATTGGGTAAATTAATTTTCAGAACCTCCGTAGTTGGTGAGATGAGtttgactgaataataagcagtgTGTTCATGCTGTTCAGATTGATTGACTAAGACCAACTTTAGTAAGCTGCTGGTTTAACCACGTTACCTGTGTGTTAAGATAGCTTCATTAAAGAGTTCAGCAGCATTTGGAAAAATTTCTAAAAATATCCAGGCATTTCCATCAGTGGCTATGTCTTCCTGAACCTCCAGCACAGCATTGCATTCTGAGATGCAGTTTGTCATAAAGATATCTCTGGCTGCATCTGGAATATTTCACTAGAGCATCTTTGGCACAGTGGAAAATGTTGTGTTGGTCACATACTGCATTCTACCTGCTACTTTTGGGTGTAATCAGGGAGTGAGCAGTGTGTAGTCAGCTATTTTGAACACAGCTGGATTGGAAATGTGTAAAGTTCATGGCATCAGATCTTTAAAAGTTATTCAAGAGTTTTCTTTGAGGTTTGTAAGATATTCTTGCATATTTGTCAGCACAAAGAACAAAGCACATTTTGCTGTCATACCACTTTGAAAAATCATACTTCCctgcagcaaaacaacagtGTGTGGTTGATTATTTTGCATGTCAGTTGACGGCCCATTTCTGTAAAATGGGCAGTTCTTCAAGATGTTAAATAACAAACGCACTAGACTCTCTGATGAGAGAGAAAAGCCTGGCTTGCAAGACTTTGTGCTTTGgggcttttgtttgtttgttttttgcagtcTTTTAATTTGTATTACTTTTACCTAGAATATTACCTATTAGCTCAGGCACACATGCTGCAGTGAGACTTAAGGAGTACATTCCTGTCATGCAATGCTTTGGTTGggttcttttgcttttttttttgtctagaTGAATGCATTTCACTGTAAATATTATGGTGGCTGAACCAGGAACAGAAAGGATGACAGTTGTGTCGCCGCTGTCAGGCTGAAACTGATCTGAGCGCAGTCAGCAGGCACTTTTACCTTGTACTGATAGGTGGGACTGAGCTTGTTCCACGGCTCTGGGTTATTCTTCCTGTCCCAGCTGACAGAATGAGGATAAGGCCAggcccgagagagagagagagagagagagagagagagagagagagagagagagaggaggagtggAGAGCAGAGAAGAGGAGTTAgggagggagcaagagagagtcagagagtggGTCAATAGGggtgaaaaagggaaaaaatggagGACAGTTGGAatgaggggaagagagaaaagagaatgcAGGAGGCAGGATAGGGATGAGTAAAACAGGAatgagagaaggggagagagggggagatcAGAGAGAGTGGTAAGTAATTATCAGTGGAGTTGAAGGAGGGCAGCATTTTGGCAGAGTGCCACTCATCATTAAACAAAGTttgtttctctcacacacacacagacagagagagagagagagaaagagaaagagagagagcactccGCAGTAACAGAGCAGCAGGCCTGAATGCCCCGTTGCACTTACACGTGCACAGGAAACAAAAGAGTAACTGGAAGTATACAATAAACAAAGCATGCATGCAAGCATGAGGCTGCATCAGATCTGAGATGTATGGGATCCAAATCTCAGACTTATAGCCTTTTATTTAACTGATATTCAGCTACCACCTCAGCTTACCAGATAAATTACAGCTGTCAGAGATATCAATGACTAAGCCAACCCTTAAATTAATACCTCATTTCACCAACAACACAAGGTATCCCTTCCTCTATAGCATTAATTtcttatataaacaaatatataaaatgatgatTGTTGTTGTTAGGGCTGTATAACTCTGACTTCACAATAGTATGATTTAGATATGATTCTTCAACCCTTGTGTGGTattgatgtttttgttattcagtgGTCTGGTGGGCCCACTGcagtactgtcttttttttttttttatcgatAGATTCAtaacaatttatataaaaataccacaaatttaaaatatcacaagtggccagtgaagggttctcctttagcagctgtagccagtcagcaacTTGTCCATGTTGTCTCATAcccacacatgcatatacaaacacatacacatacacacacacacacacacacacacctatatataaacacatacaaacacatacacacacactaacagcaggccatgtaggccATGAACAGTCAGCAACATGTCCATGTTGTCTCATACCCACATAtgcatatacaaacacatacacacacacacacacacagacacacacacacacacacacgtatatataaacacatacaaacacatacacacacacactaacagcaggccatggaCAGTCAGCAACATGTCCATGTTGTCTCATAcccacacatgcatatacaaacacatacacacacacacacacatatatatacaaacacatacacatacacacacacacacacacacacacacctatatataaacacatgcaaacacatatacaaacacatacacacacactaacagcaggccatgtaggataagaacagagtgaaagacaCAGCACATCCAACACTTTTACTATCCATGGGTTTAAGCCAAACACCACATGTAATATGAATGTGTAGGGCATGAACAGTGTGAAgttattgaaaatgttttattttatctgttcttcacagaagaattttttcttttggtaaacaatgaaaatgggtctcacagacctgaacagcacacaagggttaagaaaTTACTTGCAGATGGATGCTAATGATGATGCTAATACTCTGTACGTTTCAAGTAATTACTAGGTACCTCTAAAAATGAGATTTTCAATTGTGAACCAAACTCTAGATAATTCCATAACAACTAAGAAGGCTCTGTAGCATCAAGAattcacaaattaaaaataaattatatatccagaatacattttaaatgtgctgACCAAATCTCATTGAACAAATAGCTGCTCATAGTGAATTTGTGGCAAAAAAGATATTTTCCcaatgttaaatttagcaaataaacagtaattgcgcactaaaatatgcagatatGTGTTCTCTGACATGTGTTAATGGAAtagtaatttgaccaggggtgcccaaaatTTAGCATACGACTCTATAAGTGCTAGATTTCCAGTTACTACAAACATCAGGTCATCAGCAATGACATCCAAAACAGTGGCAAGAACAGTTCAGTTAGTTGTGGTAGTGATTTATAAGAAGACACACACCTGACATGAGGTCCTTGTGCCAGCCGGATCAGGTAGAGAGATGCTCCACCCATACCCAGAATCATAAAGAAAAACTGAGGGATAAgctgttaaaacaaaaaagattttCAACATAATGAGAGCGCTGAACTGAAAATCTTCTCTAATTATACAGGTTCGTTGAACAATGCAAGTAGTGTTCGCCAAATAATGGAACAGCAGATGATAGTGTAGCATCAACCCTGAATCTGTGGAATAGCAAGGCAAAACATGCTAACATGACTTTTGAACAGAAGGTAGTAGCCATCAATTAGCATGAGGTCATTGGTTTAATGCTAAGTGgaattttagttttattaactgttagcaacattagtaTTTTGGACTGATTTATTCCATAAATCCACGTTTGCACCAGCATTCACCTGGTGTTCATTTTGTGGTGACATATAAAAGACATGAAACTCTTGAGTTAGCAGACTGTAAAAGATTGTGGTCAGTTGTACATACAGACTAGTGGAATATCAGAAACAAGGAAAAATGTGCAAGACAGGACTAGTCCAAAGATATGACATATTTTCCCAGGTAATGCTTCCCACAgaaagagacaggcagacactTTGACACATTGAAACTCAGTTAAAAAACAGAGCAATGGCCCATTATGCAGTCTCAGCTGGACACAGTTAGCTGTGCAATGCTAGCATTTATAATAGGGTTTCTATtctgaaaactttttttcttaaactaCTATTCATAGTACAACAATAGATTGGGTGAAAATGATAGAAGTCAAATAAGCGCAAACTTTCTTTCATATCAGAGGGGAGAGAAATTTGGGCTGATAAGTTGTTTACTTTTGTCGGTCTGGGTGGGTTTTTCTGTTCTAGATCCTTTTTTGAAGACTAGTCCAGCTTCCCTCTGGAAATGGAggtgatgttttattttgagtggACCTTTTTAGATGACAAATACTCAatggactctcagtaacatgtcatggattaggattaggttttgggttgaagttaagtttagtgttaggattagggccagggttaggttttgcataatggaagtagcagtttaacaatacatctacttaatgttaGTAATGCATCAAtggaacatctacaagatatttacttcagtgtattcagatgcttccctactgctgcttcactgatgttgttgatgtgttactgataatctgttaagagatTATTAATAATCTACAAAGGACTACTCCAAATAATGCATTATCGAAACTGATCCAAATGTTTGCCCAGGCCTGGTCCTGGTGATCTGCCACCCTAGAGAGTTTGGAttcaacacacctggctctaatacTCTGATATacccctgaaggccttcattacctggattaGGTatgttggagctaaactctgcaagGTGGCAAATTTCCAGCACCTACTTCTGTCTCGGATAGATGAAAGCGTTAAGTACTGTATATCTGATGTGGATGACTTTGGTGATctatcaggtcttgcatggttattAGGAGACCCATTTTctcattatattattaataacaataatagaaTAAAACTCATATAAACACCTATAAACTTGCCTTTCCTCTTCTTTATGCAAGGgaatatctaatctcctcagaaacatctcctgaaaaataaataacttgaacTGAATGGCCAACTTGACTAGACATTAAACATACTAAGGGTGGTATTTTGCATAGAACTGTATGCAGTACAATATTCAAATAATAACCATAGCTACTCTTGCTCTCCTTATTACTTGTATCCATATATTGCCTTGTGTTTCCATTATATTGTCTACCTCCAgtgtataaataaacacacacactggtgtggttgtttttcctccctgtctctccctgaTTCATAtgtataagagagagacagtgtgggGCATGTGTCAAGCTGGGTTGAGCGGGCAAGGACGCAGCAAATAGAGagacgtctgtgtgtgtgtgtgtatgtgtatgcttGCACCCGCTGCCTGTCAGTCTGAGTGACAGGATCACAGACATTCTTCAGGGGGACCAGTGAGTgggtgtctatctgtctgtgggTGTACATCTGTGCAGTTGATGACAGGGATTAGAATATAAATATGTAGTAAGGGTAAATGGGAAAAATCAGTTCAGATGCTGAAATAGACCTTTTTTTCCCCGAATGCAGGAAATAACTGAATGTAAAAAagaggacaagagagagagagagtgagaaggcaggagagagagagagagagagagagagagagacttagccCTGAGCTGTCAAAACTTTACGTCCTATAGCAGACATTTACATAATCCCCAAAGGGGCTTTCAGGGAGATATTCACATTAGCTTATCAAGTATGTTCAAAATGGCCTTAAATGGCTGTAGCATGTTGCGCTTGTGGACTTAAGTCGCTCTCATCCTCTCTAAGGTCAGAACAGTGATGGACACGTCATAGTCCTCATCGTTTAATATGGTTGATTTCGTACCATGAGCTGAGGTGGGTTGTCCGAGTATTTCATAATGTTGTTTGAGATAACAGCTGCTGCACTTTTGTCTAGGCTGCTGGCTGCTTGGGGGTCCAAGAATGGAACCCCTCACTGGGTAACTGTCACTCGCACAGACCCACCGGAGGGTCAAAGAGGCTAATCCTCATGGTTATTAATACTGAGGAGAAAAAGTTTGTTTTACTGTCTAGCTGCTGTTCACATGACTGGCCATGTACCTTGTCACAACATTAGGGGAAAACGTTTTGAAGAAGGTTTGGaaacaaatcaatcaatcaatcaa
This window contains:
- the LOC108431808 gene encoding NADH dehydrogenase [ubiquinone] 1 alpha subcomplex subunit 4-like 2 — its product is MLKTMYRHAKKHPGLIPQFFFMILGMGGASLYLIRLAQGPHVSWDRKNNPEPWNKLSPTYQYKLVAVTTDYEKLKKEGPDF